A single Vulpes lagopus strain Blue_001 chromosome 3, ASM1834538v1, whole genome shotgun sequence DNA region contains:
- the PIGQ gene encoding phosphatidylinositol N-acetylglucosaminyltransferase subunit Q isoform X2, with protein MVLKAFFPTCCMSADSGLLVGRWVPEQSSAVVLAVVHFPFIPVQVKELLAQVHQASRVGLTVLGTWCHRRQDAEEGLGHFLEGLGAIFSHKPWLQLSRERGGKLWSCKATCRQGPPRPAAPDEDQVMLVFYDQRKVLLSQLHPAAALPDHQAGDGMAGAEGLAVVFDTVARSEALFRSDRFDDGPVRLSHWQSEGVEASILAELAKRASGPVCALLACLLSLVSATSACRLFQLWPLSFICSKLSVCEQLRHRLEQLTLIFSTQKAETPAQLMRKANVLVSVLLDVTLGLALLSWLHGKDCIGQLAEALVPVADHVAEELQHLLQWLMGAPAGLKMNRALDQVLGRFFLYHLHLWISYIHLMSPFIERILWHVGLSACLGLTVALSILSDIIALLTFHIYCFYVYGARLYCLKICGLSSLWRLFRGKKWNVLRQRVDSCSYDLDQLFIGTLLFTILVFLLPTTALYYLVFTLLRLLVVTVQGLIHLLMDLVNSLPLYSLGLRLCRPYRLAAGVKFRVLEHEAGGPLRLLMQINPLPYGRVVHTYRLPSCGCHPRHSWGSLCRKLFFGELIYPWRQRGDKQD; from the exons ATGGTGCTCAAGGCCTTCTTCCCCACGTGCTGCATGTCGGCCGACAGCGGCCTGCTGGTTGGACGGTGGGTCCCGGAGCAGAGCAGCGCTGTGGTCCTGGCCGTGGTGCACTTTCCCTTCATCCCCGTGCAGGTGAAGGAGCTCCTGGCGCAGGTGCATCAGGCCAGCCGGGTGGGGCTGACCGTACTGGGCACGTGGTGCCACCGCCGCCAGGACGCTGAGGAGGGCCTGGGCCACTTCCTGGAAGGCCTGGGTGCCATCTTCTCCCACAAGCCCTGGCTCCAGCTCTCCCGGGAGAGGGGCGGCAAGCTCTGGAGCTGCAAGGCCACCTGCCGCCAGGGGCCCCCTCGCCCTGCCGCCCCGGACGAGGACCAGGTCATGCTTGTCTTCTACGACCAGCGCAAGGTGCTGCTGTCCCAGCTGCACCCGGCTGCAGCCCTGCCTGACCACCAGGCGGGCGATGGCATGGCCGGTGCTGAGGGCTTGGCTGTCGTCTTCGACACGGTGGCTCGCAGCGAGGCACTCTTCCGGAGTGACCGCTTCGACGATGGCCCCGTGCGGCTGAGCCACTGGCAGTCGGAGGGCGTGGAGGCCAGCATCCTCGCAGAGCTGGCGAAGCGGGCCTCGGGGCCCGTCTGCGCGCTGCTGGCCTGCCTGCTGTCCCTTGTGTCGGCCACCAGCGCCTGCCG GCTGTTCCAGCTGTGGCCTCTGTCCTTCATCTGCAGCAAGCTCTCTGTGTGTGAGCAGCTCAGACACCGGCTAGAGCAGCTCACGCTCATCTTCAGCACCCAGAAGGCCGAGACCCCCGCCCAGCTCATGAG GAAGGCCAATGTGCTGGTCTCCGTGCTTCTCGATGTGACCCTTGGCCTCGCGCTGCTGTCCTGGCTTCATGGGAAGGACTGCATCGGGCAGCTGGCCGAGGCCCTCGTCCCTGTGGCTGAC CATGTGGCCGAGGAGCTCCAGCATCTGCTGCAGTGGCTGATGGGTGCTCCCGCTGGGCTGAAGATGAACCGGGCGCTGGATCAGGTGCTGGGCCGCTTCTTCTTGTACCACCTGCACCTGTGGATCA GCTACATCCACCTCATGTCCCCCTTCATCGAGCGCATCCTGTGGCATGTGGGCCTCTCAGCCTGCCTGGGCCTCACGGTCGCCCTGTCCATCCTGTCTGACATCATTGCTCTTCTCACCTTCCACATCTACTGCTTCTACGTTTACGGTGCCAG GCTGTACTGCCTGAAGATCTGTGGCCTGTCCTCACTGTGGCGTCTGTTCCGGGGAAAGAAGTGGAATGTTCTGCGCCAGCGGGTGGACTCCTGCTCCTATGACCTGGACCAG CTGTTCATCGGGACTTTGCTCTTCACCATCCTGGTCTTCCTACTGCCCACCACCGCCCTGTACTACCTGGTGTTCACCCTG CTCCGGCTCCTGGTGGTCACCGTGCAGGGCCTGATCCATCTGCTCATGGACCTCGTCAACTCCCTGCCGCTGTACTCGCTCGGCCTCCGGCTGTGCCGGCCCTACAGGCTCGCGG ctGGTGTGAAGTTCCGGGTTCTGGAGCACGAGGCCGGCGGGCCCCTCCGCCTCTTGATGCAG ATCAACCCCCTGCCCTACGGCCGCGTGGTGCACACCTACCGCCTGCCCAGCTGTGGCTGCCACCCCAGGCACTCCTGGGGCTCTCTGTGCCGCAAGCTGTTCTTCGGAGAGCTCATCTACCcctggaggcagagaggggaCAAGCAGGATTGA
- the PIGQ gene encoding phosphatidylinositol N-acetylglucosaminyltransferase subunit Q isoform X3 yields MHESLLCVDVGLPISSPGCPGTPPGCLRVPPRGVPVQLRSGPPGLRLFQLWPLSFICSKLSVCEQLRHRLEQLTLIFSTQKAETPAQLMRKANVLVSVLLDVTLGLALLSWLHGKDCIGQLAEALVPVADHVAEELQHLLQWLMGAPAGLKMNRALDQVLGRFFLYHLHLWISYIHLMSPFIERILWHVGLSACLGLTVALSILSDIIALLTFHIYCFYVYGARLYCLKICGLSSLWRLFRGKKWNVLRQRVDSCSYDLDQLFIGTLLFTILVFLLPTTALYYLVFTLLRLLVVTVQGLIHLLMDLVNSLPLYSLGLRLCRPYRLAGGHLPRGLCAVGQGVPAVARRSGPVCLCETVVPAVPLSPGGDRAVTKILCCPDLGGRSCSWPLPTAPCLPEQPPASWLPPPSLSAAGTGHWVGQAPLGAAIPTAGLGDLLLTALWVVLSPPRACEHVGNTGHSGYSPPSGRQAPPPGP; encoded by the exons ATGCACGAGTCCCTGCTCTGTGTGGACGTTGGGCTCCCCATTAGCAGCCCTGGGTGCCCCGGGACCCCGCCGGGCTGCCTGCGCGTGCCCCCCCGGGGTGTCCCTGTCCAGCTGAGGTCGGGGCCTCCCGGCCTGAG GCTGTTCCAGCTGTGGCCTCTGTCCTTCATCTGCAGCAAGCTCTCTGTGTGTGAGCAGCTCAGACACCGGCTAGAGCAGCTCACGCTCATCTTCAGCACCCAGAAGGCCGAGACCCCCGCCCAGCTCATGAG GAAGGCCAATGTGCTGGTCTCCGTGCTTCTCGATGTGACCCTTGGCCTCGCGCTGCTGTCCTGGCTTCATGGGAAGGACTGCATCGGGCAGCTGGCCGAGGCCCTCGTCCCTGTGGCTGAC CATGTGGCCGAGGAGCTCCAGCATCTGCTGCAGTGGCTGATGGGTGCTCCCGCTGGGCTGAAGATGAACCGGGCGCTGGATCAGGTGCTGGGCCGCTTCTTCTTGTACCACCTGCACCTGTGGATCA GCTACATCCACCTCATGTCCCCCTTCATCGAGCGCATCCTGTGGCATGTGGGCCTCTCAGCCTGCCTGGGCCTCACGGTCGCCCTGTCCATCCTGTCTGACATCATTGCTCTTCTCACCTTCCACATCTACTGCTTCTACGTTTACGGTGCCAG GCTGTACTGCCTGAAGATCTGTGGCCTGTCCTCACTGTGGCGTCTGTTCCGGGGAAAGAAGTGGAATGTTCTGCGCCAGCGGGTGGACTCCTGCTCCTATGACCTGGACCAG CTGTTCATCGGGACTTTGCTCTTCACCATCCTGGTCTTCCTACTGCCCACCACCGCCCTGTACTACCTGGTGTTCACCCTG CTCCGGCTCCTGGTGGTCACCGTGCAGGGCCTGATCCATCTGCTCATGGACCTCGTCAACTCCCTGCCGCTGTACTCGCTCGGCCTCCGGCTGTGCCGGCCCTACAGGCTCGCGG GTGGACATTTGCCCCGAGGCCTGTGTGCAGTAGGGCAGGGGGTGCCAGCCGTGGCTCGGAGAAGTGGCCCTGTGTGCTTGTGTGAAACCGTGGTGCCCGCGGTGCCCCTCAGCCCTGGAGGGGACAGGGCAGTGACAAAGATACTGTGCTGCCCAGATCTGGGTGGCAGGAGCTGCTCCtggcccctccccacagccccctgCCTGCCGGAACAGCCCCCAGCATCCTGGCTGCCCCCGCCGTCCCTGTCTGCAGCTGGTACCGGTCACTGGGTTGGCCAGGCGCCCCTGGGAGCAGCCATCCCCACGGCAGGCCTAGGTGACCTGCTGCTCACGGCCCTGTGGGTAGTCCTGTCCCCACCCAGGGCTTGTGAGCACGTGGGGAACACGGGGCACTCTGGGTACAGCCCCCCCAGTGGGcggcaggcccctcctccagggccTTGA
- the PIGQ gene encoding phosphatidylinositol N-acetylglucosaminyltransferase subunit Q isoform X1 — translation MVLKAFFPTCCMSADSGLLVGRWVPEQSSAVVLAVVHFPFIPVQVKELLAQVHQASRVGLTVLGTWCHRRQDAEEGLGHFLEGLGAIFSHKPWLQLSRERGGKLWSCKATCRQGPPRPAAPDEDQVMLVFYDQRKVLLSQLHPAAALPDHQAGDGMAGAEGLAVVFDTVARSEALFRSDRFDDGPVRLSHWQSEGVEASILAELAKRASGPVCALLACLLSLVSATSACRLFQLWPLSFICSKLSVCEQLRHRLEQLTLIFSTQKAETPAQLMRKANVLVSVLLDVTLGLALLSWLHGKDCIGQLAEALVPVADHVAEELQHLLQWLMGAPAGLKMNRALDQVLGRFFLYHLHLWISYIHLMSPFIERILWHVGLSACLGLTVALSILSDIIALLTFHIYCFYVYGARLYCLKICGLSSLWRLFRGKKWNVLRQRVDSCSYDLDQLFIGTLLFTILVFLLPTTALYYLVFTLLRLLVVTVQGLIHLLMDLVNSLPLYSLGLRLCRPYRLAGGHLPRGLCAVGQGVPAVARRSGPVCLCETVVPAVPLSPGGDRAVTKILCCPDLGGRSCSWPLPTAPCLPEQPPASWLPPPSLSAAGTGHWVGQAPLGAAIPTAGLGDLLLTALWVVLSPPRACEHVGNTGHSGYSPPSGRQAPPPGP, via the exons ATGGTGCTCAAGGCCTTCTTCCCCACGTGCTGCATGTCGGCCGACAGCGGCCTGCTGGTTGGACGGTGGGTCCCGGAGCAGAGCAGCGCTGTGGTCCTGGCCGTGGTGCACTTTCCCTTCATCCCCGTGCAGGTGAAGGAGCTCCTGGCGCAGGTGCATCAGGCCAGCCGGGTGGGGCTGACCGTACTGGGCACGTGGTGCCACCGCCGCCAGGACGCTGAGGAGGGCCTGGGCCACTTCCTGGAAGGCCTGGGTGCCATCTTCTCCCACAAGCCCTGGCTCCAGCTCTCCCGGGAGAGGGGCGGCAAGCTCTGGAGCTGCAAGGCCACCTGCCGCCAGGGGCCCCCTCGCCCTGCCGCCCCGGACGAGGACCAGGTCATGCTTGTCTTCTACGACCAGCGCAAGGTGCTGCTGTCCCAGCTGCACCCGGCTGCAGCCCTGCCTGACCACCAGGCGGGCGATGGCATGGCCGGTGCTGAGGGCTTGGCTGTCGTCTTCGACACGGTGGCTCGCAGCGAGGCACTCTTCCGGAGTGACCGCTTCGACGATGGCCCCGTGCGGCTGAGCCACTGGCAGTCGGAGGGCGTGGAGGCCAGCATCCTCGCAGAGCTGGCGAAGCGGGCCTCGGGGCCCGTCTGCGCGCTGCTGGCCTGCCTGCTGTCCCTTGTGTCGGCCACCAGCGCCTGCCG GCTGTTCCAGCTGTGGCCTCTGTCCTTCATCTGCAGCAAGCTCTCTGTGTGTGAGCAGCTCAGACACCGGCTAGAGCAGCTCACGCTCATCTTCAGCACCCAGAAGGCCGAGACCCCCGCCCAGCTCATGAG GAAGGCCAATGTGCTGGTCTCCGTGCTTCTCGATGTGACCCTTGGCCTCGCGCTGCTGTCCTGGCTTCATGGGAAGGACTGCATCGGGCAGCTGGCCGAGGCCCTCGTCCCTGTGGCTGAC CATGTGGCCGAGGAGCTCCAGCATCTGCTGCAGTGGCTGATGGGTGCTCCCGCTGGGCTGAAGATGAACCGGGCGCTGGATCAGGTGCTGGGCCGCTTCTTCTTGTACCACCTGCACCTGTGGATCA GCTACATCCACCTCATGTCCCCCTTCATCGAGCGCATCCTGTGGCATGTGGGCCTCTCAGCCTGCCTGGGCCTCACGGTCGCCCTGTCCATCCTGTCTGACATCATTGCTCTTCTCACCTTCCACATCTACTGCTTCTACGTTTACGGTGCCAG GCTGTACTGCCTGAAGATCTGTGGCCTGTCCTCACTGTGGCGTCTGTTCCGGGGAAAGAAGTGGAATGTTCTGCGCCAGCGGGTGGACTCCTGCTCCTATGACCTGGACCAG CTGTTCATCGGGACTTTGCTCTTCACCATCCTGGTCTTCCTACTGCCCACCACCGCCCTGTACTACCTGGTGTTCACCCTG CTCCGGCTCCTGGTGGTCACCGTGCAGGGCCTGATCCATCTGCTCATGGACCTCGTCAACTCCCTGCCGCTGTACTCGCTCGGCCTCCGGCTGTGCCGGCCCTACAGGCTCGCGG GTGGACATTTGCCCCGAGGCCTGTGTGCAGTAGGGCAGGGGGTGCCAGCCGTGGCTCGGAGAAGTGGCCCTGTGTGCTTGTGTGAAACCGTGGTGCCCGCGGTGCCCCTCAGCCCTGGAGGGGACAGGGCAGTGACAAAGATACTGTGCTGCCCAGATCTGGGTGGCAGGAGCTGCTCCtggcccctccccacagccccctgCCTGCCGGAACAGCCCCCAGCATCCTGGCTGCCCCCGCCGTCCCTGTCTGCAGCTGGTACCGGTCACTGGGTTGGCCAGGCGCCCCTGGGAGCAGCCATCCCCACGGCAGGCCTAGGTGACCTGCTGCTCACGGCCCTGTGGGTAGTCCTGTCCCCACCCAGGGCTTGTGAGCACGTGGGGAACACGGGGCACTCTGGGTACAGCCCCCCCAGTGGGcggcaggcccctcctccagggccTTGA